In one window of Vanrija pseudolonga chromosome 5, complete sequence DNA:
- the ERCC1 gene encoding DNA excision repair protein ERCC-1: MDTEAGPSTSTPGPSAPGFQSASALPRSTHVPSLSSNRNASGGLPAPPRPVAESSTAAQDASTAAPSKPVNRPSQGKNAIVYNAVQRRNPVLGLIRNMNLEIGDIVADYQVGAHNGVLFLSLKYHRLHPEYIHGRIEKMKNAYSMRILLILCDITEHQQSIRELSKHAVINDLSVFVAWSNAEAAQYLATFKAYEHKSADSLKEKVHQTYPAQLEHVLTSGRKVNKSNAEALAAQFGAFANIVQQTNHTLGGVKGLGPVKVVSLLDAFNKPFVAGGRRKAGAVTTSVSTAPQASAPSDIVETEKHDDDGEGGFTPEPDLRVVGETAAEAQGSPDWPDQPEDPPTPPTPTRPRDTGPSRSPSVEPDPERTATDTVWDDPLAGDSDEDEGPAAKRQRV; encoded by the exons ATGGACACAGAAGCAGGACCATCAACGTCAACACCAGGCCCAAGCGCGCCGGGCTTCCAGTCCGCCTCCGCACTCCCCCGCTCAACCCACGTtccctcgctctcgtcgaaCCGGAACGCCTCGGGCGGGCTCCCAGCGCCACCGAggcccgtcgccgagtcgagcacggcagcgCAAGATGCCTCTACTGCAGCGCCGTCCAAGCCAGTGAACCGGCCGTCACAGGGCAAGAATGCGATCGTGTACAACGCTGTCCAG CGGAGGAACCCCGTCCTCGGGCTGATACGCAATATGAACCTCGAGATCGGGGACATCGTGGCCGATTACCAGGTTGGCGCGCACAACGGTGTGCTGTTCTTGAG cctCAAGTACCACCGTCTGCACCCCGAGTATATCCATGGTCGGATCGAGAAGATGAAGAACGCGTACAGCATGCGCATTCTGCTGATTCTGTGTGACATT ACGGAGCACCAGCAGTCGATACGAGAGCTGTCCAAGCACGCCGTCATCAACGATCTCTCTGTCTTTGTTGCCTGGTC AAACGCCGAAGCCGCACAATACCTCGCTACATTCAAGGCCTACGAGCACAAgtcggccgactcgctcaaAGAGAAGGTCCACCAGACGTACCCCGCCCAGCTGGAGCACGTGCTCACGAGCGGGCGGAAGGTGAACAAGTCGAATGCCGAGGCACTCGCGGCACAGTTTGGC GCCTTCGCAAACATCGTACAACAGACGAACCATACGCTCGGAGGTGTGAAGGGTCTCGGGCCCGTCAAAGTAGTGTCACTTCTCGACGCGTTCAACAAGCCGTTTGTTGCCGGGGGCCGGCGCAAGGCCGGAGCGGTTACTACTTCGGTATCGACTGCACCCCAGGCTTCAGCGCCGTCGGACATCGTCGAGACGGAgaagcacgacgacgacggcgagggcgggttCACGCCAGAACCCGATCTTCGCGTTGTGGGCGAGACCGCAGCCGAGGCTCAAGGCAGCCCCGACTGGCCGGACCAGCCGGAAGACCCACCAACACCGCCAACTCCCACACGGCCACGAGATACAGGCCCCAGCCGGTCCCCGTCTGTCGAGCCCGACCCGGAGCGGACAGCGACGGACACGGTGTGGGATGACCCGTTGGCAGGTGATagtgatgaggacgagggacCAGCGGCGAAGCGGCAGCGCGTGTAG